One genomic segment of Dysosmobacter sp. Marseille-Q4140 includes these proteins:
- a CDS encoding pyridoxal phosphate-dependent aminotransferase produces the protein MIAQEMYQLGASRSCIRELFEYGLRQAAVVGKENVYDFSLGNPSIPAPEEVRQAFSSLIAREDSLGVHGYTPAPGSMEARSAVAADLNARFQADIRPENLFLTCGAAPALISVIRALAVEGAEIMAIAPFFPEYRPFAESNGAKFVVVPADRSTFQIPVAEVERRLTPHTQAIIVNSPNNPSGAVYSRENLLALGEALTRKGAEYGHPIYIIADEPYRELVYDGAEVPFIPNLYPNTIVCYSWSKSLSLPGERIGYVCVPDQAADSKDLYAAVAGAARALGHVCAPSMQQLVAGLCAAVRPDLAAYDENRKTLYDALTGYGYRCVRPQGAFYLFVQAPGGDAQAFSDRAKEKNLLIVPGGDFGCPDYFRASTCVSHDMILKSLPVFKELIQAYR, from the coding sequence ATGATCGCGCAAGAGATGTATCAGCTGGGAGCCAGCCGCTCCTGCATCCGGGAGCTGTTTGAGTACGGCCTCCGCCAGGCGGCGGTGGTGGGAAAGGAGAACGTCTATGACTTCTCCCTGGGCAATCCCTCCATCCCCGCGCCGGAGGAGGTGCGGCAGGCCTTTTCTTCCCTCATCGCCCGGGAGGACAGCCTCGGCGTCCACGGCTACACCCCCGCCCCCGGCAGCATGGAGGCCCGCTCCGCCGTGGCGGCGGACCTGAATGCGCGCTTCCAGGCGGACATCCGGCCGGAGAACCTGTTTCTCACCTGCGGCGCCGCCCCGGCCCTGATCTCCGTGATCCGGGCGCTGGCGGTGGAGGGGGCGGAGATCATGGCCATCGCCCCCTTCTTCCCGGAGTACCGGCCCTTTGCGGAGAGCAACGGGGCGAAATTCGTGGTGGTGCCCGCCGACAGGTCGACCTTCCAGATCCCGGTGGCGGAGGTGGAGCGGCGCCTGACGCCCCACACCCAGGCCATCATCGTCAACTCCCCCAACAACCCCTCCGGCGCCGTCTACTCCCGGGAGAACCTGCTGGCCTTGGGAGAGGCGCTGACCCGCAAGGGCGCGGAGTACGGCCACCCCATCTACATCATTGCCGACGAGCCCTACCGGGAGCTGGTGTACGACGGGGCGGAGGTGCCTTTCATCCCCAACCTGTATCCCAACACCATCGTCTGCTACTCCTGGTCCAAATCCCTGTCCCTGCCCGGCGAGCGCATCGGGTACGTCTGCGTGCCGGACCAGGCGGCGGACAGCAAGGATCTCTACGCCGCCGTGGCCGGTGCCGCCCGGGCTTTGGGCCATGTGTGCGCGCCCTCCATGCAGCAGCTGGTGGCGGGGCTGTGCGCGGCGGTGCGGCCGGACCTGGCGGCCTACGACGAGAACCGCAAGACTCTGTACGACGCCCTGACCGGTTACGGCTACCGGTGCGTGCGGCCTCAGGGCGCCTTCTACCTGTTCGTCCAGGCCCCCGGCGGCGACGCCCAGGCCTTCTCGGACCGGGCCAAGGAGAAGAACCTCCTGATCGTCCCCGGCGGCGACTTCGGCTGCCCGGACTATTTCCGGGCCAGCACCTGCGTCAGTCACGACATGATCCTGAAAAGTCTGCCTGTTTTTAAAGAATTGATACAAGCATACAGATGA